A single region of the Mycobacterium lentiflavum genome encodes:
- a CDS encoding nuclear transport factor 2 family protein: protein MSQNPAHEAGRRSREAVGARDKQAWLAVFTDDAIVEDPIGPSAFDPEGKGHRGRDAISAFWDKAIAPTTKIEFFFRDTYQCGNEEANVGYILITTGDYQTTAEGVFTYKANDEGKLVALRAYWEMDRAAANTRKV, encoded by the coding sequence GTGAGCCAAAATCCGGCCCACGAGGCGGGCCGTCGCTCGCGCGAGGCGGTCGGGGCCAGGGACAAACAAGCCTGGCTTGCGGTGTTCACCGACGACGCGATCGTCGAGGATCCCATCGGACCGTCGGCCTTCGACCCCGAAGGTAAGGGACATCGCGGTCGCGACGCCATCTCGGCGTTCTGGGACAAGGCCATCGCCCCCACCACCAAGATCGAGTTCTTCTTCCGCGATACCTACCAGTGCGGTAACGAGGAAGCCAACGTCGGCTACATCCTGATCACGACGGGTGACTATCAAACGACGGCCGAAGGCGTGTTCACGTACAAGGCCAACGACGAAGGCAAACTGGTTGCCCTGCGCGCGTATTGGGAGATGGACCGCGCGGCCGCAAATACCCGCAAGGTCTAG
- a CDS encoding gamma carbonic anhydrase family protein, translating to MPLFAFEGRAPRIDPTAFVAPTATLIGDVTVEAGASVWFNAVLRGDYGPIVVREGANVQDGSVLHAPPGIPVDIGPGATVAHMCVIHGVHVGSEAMIANHATVLDGAVIGARSLVAAHSLVTAGTQIPTGVLVVGAPAQIKGPIAGTGAEMWINLNPQAYRDLAQRHLTGLEPI from the coding sequence ATGCCACTGTTCGCTTTCGAGGGGCGGGCGCCACGGATCGATCCCACGGCTTTCGTGGCGCCGACCGCGACCCTGATCGGCGACGTCACGGTCGAGGCCGGGGCGTCGGTCTGGTTCAACGCCGTACTGCGCGGCGATTATGGGCCGATCGTCGTGCGCGAAGGCGCCAATGTGCAGGACGGATCGGTGTTGCACGCGCCGCCGGGCATTCCCGTCGACATCGGACCGGGCGCGACGGTGGCCCATATGTGTGTCATTCATGGGGTTCACGTGGGGTCTGAGGCGATGATCGCCAACCATGCCACGGTTCTCGACGGCGCGGTGATCGGTGCGCGCAGCCTGGTCGCAGCGCATTCCCTGGTGACCGCGGGCACGCAGATTCCCACCGGGGTGCTTGTCGTCGGAGCGCCAGCCCAGATCAAGGGCCCGATCGCCGGAACGGGTGCCGAGATGTGGATCAACCTGAATCCGCAGGCCTATCGCGATCTCGCGCAGCGGCATCTCACCGGGCTGGAGCCGATCTAG
- a CDS encoding NHL repeat-containing protein, which translates to MDEIRSQTPTTSRSHHRLRILSIAGAAILVILAVVAVYLLFGRTSATPASTKPSPTPNAAGRSGQVALPFELVDTDGLEVDGVGDVYVSDAGSDRVWELKAGSDKPNVLPFTGLKEPGGLAVDGSNALYVVDQRNNRVLKLPAGSSTQIELPMTGLADPHGIAVNSRGNVFVADFQGNRVLELPAGSNTQVEVPFAGLDRPYDLAVDEADTVYAADAGNNRVVKLAAGTTTPVVLPFTGLNFPNSVAIDHSGNVYVTDLNNNRVLKLSAGSNTESRLPFDNLSAPFEVAVSPQGDIYVADFRNRVLKMPAGYETIALGS; encoded by the coding sequence ATGGACGAAATCAGGTCGCAAACACCCACAACGAGTCGATCGCACCATCGGCTGCGGATCCTGTCCATCGCCGGTGCCGCAATCCTGGTGATCCTCGCGGTCGTCGCCGTCTACCTTCTATTCGGGCGCACGTCGGCGACACCGGCCTCGACCAAACCCAGTCCGACGCCGAATGCTGCGGGGCGGTCCGGCCAGGTTGCGCTGCCGTTCGAGCTCGTGGATACCGACGGGCTGGAGGTGGATGGCGTCGGCGACGTCTACGTCTCCGACGCGGGCTCCGACCGGGTGTGGGAGCTGAAAGCCGGCTCTGACAAGCCGAATGTGCTCCCGTTCACCGGGCTCAAGGAGCCCGGCGGGTTGGCGGTGGACGGCAGCAATGCCCTCTATGTGGTCGACCAGAGAAACAATCGGGTACTGAAACTGCCGGCCGGCTCCAGCACCCAGATCGAATTGCCGATGACCGGGCTCGCGGATCCCCATGGAATAGCGGTGAATAGCCGCGGGAACGTCTTCGTCGCCGACTTTCAGGGCAATCGCGTGCTGGAATTGCCCGCAGGCTCGAATACTCAGGTGGAGGTGCCATTCGCCGGACTGGACCGACCGTACGACCTGGCCGTGGACGAGGCCGATACCGTGTATGCGGCCGACGCCGGCAACAACCGGGTGGTGAAACTGGCCGCGGGGACGACCACCCCGGTCGTCCTGCCATTCACCGGCCTGAATTTTCCGAACAGTGTGGCGATCGACCACAGCGGCAATGTGTACGTGACCGACCTGAACAACAATCGAGTGCTCAAGCTCTCGGCCGGTTCAAATACCGAATCCCGACTGCCCTTCGATAATTTGAGCGCCCCGTTCGAGGTGGCAGTGAGCCCGCAGGGCGATATTTACGTCGCTGATTTTCGCAACCGGGTGCTCAAAATGCCGGCGGGATACGAAACGATCGCGTTGGGAAGTTGA